A stretch of Ipomoea triloba cultivar NCNSP0323 chromosome 11, ASM357664v1 DNA encodes these proteins:
- the LOC115996041 gene encoding uncharacterized protein LOC115996041 — protein MGFSSILVETDSEAVVKAIFQEQTYPQLVETLIVDCKFLIRQVPNSKLLHTFREGNQCADFLANLGQSSPWSTTILNTPLEGMTTLLVRDANKVAFNRLR, from the coding sequence ATGGGTTTCTCCTCCATCTTGGTCGAAACAGATTCTGAGGCGGTTGTCAAGGCGATCTTCCAAGAGCAGACTTACCCTCAACTCGTAGAGACTCTCATCGTAGATTGCAAATTTCTCATTCGACAGGTTCCGAATTCCAAACTGCTGCATACCTTTCGCGAGGGCAATCAGTGCGCTGACTTTCTTGCAAACCTGGGGCAATCTTCTCCGTGGAGCACCACCATCCTCAACACTCCACTAGAAGGCATGACTACTCTCTTGGTTAGAGACGCGAACAAAGTTGCCTTTAATAGACTTCGTTAA